In one window of Frigoriglobus tundricola DNA:
- a CDS encoding succinate dehydrogenase/fumarate reductase iron-sulfur subunit, whose translation MKLTLHVWRQKSRTDTGRMVAYPIDGISPDMSFLEMLDTLNEQLIRTGEEPVAFDHDCREGICGSCDMMINGLAHGPERGTTTCQLHMRSFADGAEIYIEPWRAKAFPVMKDLVCDRTAFDRIIQAGGFVSVNTGGAPDGNSLPIAKVDQDRAMDAAECIGCGACVAACPNASAMLFLSAKVSHLAQLPQGQPERKERVRKMVAQHDREGFGHCTNINECEAACPKEISVEHIAQLNRDFITSTVSSAVK comes from the coding sequence ATGAAGCTCACGCTCCACGTTTGGCGGCAGAAGTCGCGGACCGACACCGGCCGGATGGTCGCCTACCCGATCGACGGCATCAGCCCGGACATGTCGTTCCTCGAAATGCTGGACACGCTCAACGAGCAGTTGATCCGCACGGGCGAGGAGCCGGTCGCGTTCGACCACGACTGCCGCGAGGGGATCTGCGGCAGTTGCGACATGATGATCAACGGCCTCGCGCACGGCCCGGAGCGGGGCACCACCACGTGCCAGCTCCACATGCGGAGCTTCGCCGACGGCGCCGAGATCTACATCGAGCCGTGGCGCGCCAAGGCGTTCCCGGTGATGAAGGACCTGGTGTGCGACCGGACGGCGTTCGACCGGATCATCCAGGCGGGCGGGTTCGTGAGCGTGAACACCGGCGGCGCGCCGGACGGCAACTCGCTGCCGATCGCCAAAGTGGACCAGGACCGCGCGATGGACGCGGCCGAGTGCATCGGCTGCGGGGCCTGCGTGGCCGCGTGCCCGAACGCCTCGGCGATGCTGTTCCTGTCGGCGAAGGTGAGCCACCTGGCGCAACTGCCGCAGGGCCAGCCCGAGCGCAAGGAGCGGGTGCGGAAGATGGTGGCCCAGCACGACCGCGAGGGGTTCGGGCACTGCACGAACATCAACGAGTGCGAGGCCGCGTGCCCGAAGGAGATTTCCGTCGAGCACATCGCGCAACTCAACCGCGACTTCATCACCAGCACCGTGAGCAGCGCGGTGAAGTGA
- a CDS encoding transposase family protein: MQFDEKWDFVGRKEKNCGPDETRRGDCWDHVALDPESRLVVSLLVGKRTEDATHALVRDFHRRTGGRVMRLMTSDEYPVYASAIRDTYGHLVTPPRTGRPGRPRKAHRVIPPEVTYATVHKERENNRVVAVSTRVVFGAVVAVTAALLASAVSTAVNTCFVERHNGTDRNRCSRKVRKSYGFSKDWDTHRAATAFSYFSYNFCWPVRTLRHKGADGRWHQRTPAMAAGLTDRVWALSEWLTLPAVQCR, translated from the coding sequence GTGCAGTTCGATGAGAAGTGGGATTTCGTGGGCCGTAAGGAGAAGAACTGCGGCCCCGACGAGACCCGGCGCGGGGACTGCTGGGACCACGTGGCCCTCGATCCCGAGAGCCGATTGGTCGTGAGCCTGTTGGTCGGTAAGCGGACCGAGGACGCGACCCACGCCCTGGTCCGTGACTTCCACCGGCGCACCGGGGGCCGAGTGATGCGGCTCATGACGTCCGACGAGTACCCGGTGTACGCCTCGGCGATCCGGGACACCTACGGGCACTTGGTGACCCCGCCGCGAACCGGGCGACCCGGTCGGCCGCGCAAGGCCCACCGGGTCATCCCGCCCGAGGTCACCTATGCGACCGTCCACAAGGAGCGGGAGAACAACCGGGTGGTGGCGGTGAGCACGCGGGTGGTGTTCGGGGCGGTGGTGGCGGTCACGGCCGCGCTACTCGCCTCGGCGGTGAGCACGGCGGTCAACACGTGCTTCGTGGAGCGACACAACGGGACGGACCGGAATCGGTGCAGCCGCAAGGTGCGCAAGAGCTATGGGTTCTCGAAGGACTGGGACACGCACCGTGCGGCCACCGCCTTCAGCTACTTCAGCTACAACTTCTGCTGGCCGGTCCGCACGCTCCGCCACAAGGGTGCCGACGGGCGCTGGCACCAGAGAACACCGGCAATGGCCGCGGGACTGACCGATCGGGTGTGGGCGCTATCCGAATGGTTGACCCTGCCAGCGGTGCAATGCAGGTAG
- a CDS encoding IS1 family transposase, translating into MDDLSRFCCLNAHCPDHGKRNHGNLTVPARYGPNKTRVLRCRTCKARFSERKGTPLFDARLPAARVTAVLAHVAEGIGTRKTARLTGVHTNTVTRYIRRAGQHARALHDELVAFSPDDPRSAVR; encoded by the coding sequence ATGGACGACCTGAGCCGCTTCTGTTGCCTCAATGCCCATTGTCCCGACCATGGGAAACGGAACCACGGGAACCTGACCGTGCCGGCCCGTTATGGGCCGAACAAGACGCGGGTGCTCCGGTGCCGGACCTGCAAGGCCCGGTTCTCCGAGCGCAAGGGCACCCCACTGTTCGACGCCCGACTGCCGGCCGCGCGGGTGACCGCGGTTCTGGCTCACGTGGCCGAAGGGATCGGGACCCGCAAGACCGCACGGCTCACCGGGGTTCATACCAATACGGTGACCCGGTACATCCGACGGGCCGGCCAACATGCCCGCGCGTTGCACGACGAGCTCGTGGCTTTTTCCCCCGACGACCCGCGAAGTGCAGTTCGATGA